One genomic region from Osmia bicornis bicornis unplaced genomic scaffold, iOsmBic2.1, whole genome shotgun sequence encodes:
- the LOC123988787 gene encoding uncharacterized protein LOC123988787, whose product MPKSRDTSPASHDSSARSSKADEETTTAPPLLEVPEETTQSSQTTRPRSPARLSSELQVRAKMQEERLDTMLSIVEDLQASTAKEPLTIIASEVEITKTTLMEMHLMFHQEHQALSRLWPVSQLDHGYYKTKVASQEEKVVLTARKLIAQLEHRLAPSTTTQTTTPTQPLAAKRSRLPEIALPKFEGEYNRWQAFKSAFTSVIMERDDLAEVDKLHYLKGAVSGNAAHVIAHLPATNEAFQKAWKLLDERFENKRLNVQSYMDRISDLKPMKQRRASSLIKMTNIIGESQEALTTFGLNDPHSCFLLNHLVRLLDSDT is encoded by the coding sequence ATGCCGAAATCGCGGGACACCTCACCGGCCTCGCACGACAGCTCGGCCCGCTCCAGCAAGGCGGACGAGGAAACGACCACGGCGCCCCCGCTTCTAGAAGTCCCGGAAGAGACGACTCAGTCCTCGCAGACCACACGCCCACGCTCGCCAGCACGCCTCTCCTCTGAGCTTCAGGTCCGCGCAAAGATGCAAGAGGAACGCCTGGACACGATGCTGTCCATCGTGGAAGATTTGCAGGCATCGACCGCGAAGGAGCCTCTGACCATCATCGCGTCAGAGGTAGAAATTACAAAAACCACCTTGATGGAGATGCATCTTATGTTCCATCAAGAGCATCAAGCCCTCAGCCGTCTGTGGCCGGTGTCGCAGCTCGACCACGGCTATTACAAAACGAAGGTGGCCTCGCAGGAGGAGAAGGTCGTACTGACGGCCCGAAAGCTGATTGCTCAGCTGGAGCATCGACTTGCACCCAGCAcgaccacgcagaccacgaCGCCCACGCAGCCACTTGCAGCCAAAAGATCACGCTTGCCTGAAATTGCACTCCCCAAATTCGAAGGGGAGTACAACAGATGGCAGGCTTTTAAATCTGCCTTCACATCGGTGATAATGGAACGCGACGACCTCGCAGAAGTGGACAAGCTCCACTACCTCAAAGGAGCAGTTTCAGGCAACGCAGCCCACGTCATCGCTCATCTACCCGCTACGAACGAGGCCTTCCAAAAGGCATGGAAGCTCCTCGACGAGCGGTTTGAGAACAAGCGGCTCAATGTCCAGTCCTACATGGACCGGATCTCTGATTTGAAGCCAATGAAGCAGCGAAGGGCCAGTTCGCTGATCAAGATGACGAACATCATCGGCGAATCGCAAGAGGCTTTGACCACGTTCGGGCTCAATGATCCTCACTCCTGCTTCTTACTGAACCACCTCGTCAGGCTGCTCGATTCGGACACGTGA